The following coding sequences lie in one Chanos chanos chromosome 4, fChaCha1.1, whole genome shotgun sequence genomic window:
- the hbp1 gene encoding HMG box-containing protein 1, producing MVWEVKTQSVPKSVQEPQVKSTRSMDETFDLLKCYENLPSSPGCPSSEGHMEYDDLPELQEVQEDQSTTAVFQVTPGVSHQEGPGEGWSPGAVSTSPHTNWLTELANIATSPQSPLLQNAPHNRSSPVPIFATSNSLHSYARPPQASSGPSSSAPTPARSHMRECQRLRTSSESESGIFCMSSLSDDDDRGWSHSWPSTVWHCFLKGTRLRFHKGPNVEWQDVEDLVESDDESDDEGRTQSSSLKNYGSEGLKLVALEETVSYGQSVLKLTFDPGSPEDGLLTAECCLDHPFYVKNKGWSSFYPSLTVVQHGIPCYEMQIGDLCLPPGHHDAINCDDSVVFDTFRSYDFTPLDSSAVYVLSSMARQRRASQSSGGAISPDCDKLEASGTSPSRKSHRGHAAGSSSGATPTKCKRPMNAFMLFAKKYRVEYTQMYPGKDNRAISVILGDKWKKMKNEERRMYTIEAKALAEEQKRLNPDCWKRKRTNSGSQPN from the exons ATGGTTTGGGAAGTGAAAACCCAGTCGGTGCCCAAGTCAGTCCAGGAACCCCAGGTGAAAAGCACAAGAAGCATGGATGAAACTTTTGACTTGCTCAAGTGCTACGAGAATCTGCCCTCTTCACCAGGATGTCCCTCTAGTGAGGGCCACATGGAATATG ATGATCTGCCAGAGCTGCAGGAAGTGCAGGAAGACCAGAGTACCACAGCCGTGTTTCAGGTTACTCCAGGGGTCTCCCATCAGGAGGGTCCAGGGGAAGGCTGGAGCCCTGGAGCTGTCAGTACCTCCCCTCATACTAACTGGCTTACAGAGCTGGCAAACATTGCCACCAGCCCTCAGAGCCCCCTATTGCAGAATGCCCCCCATAACAG aTCTTCTCCTGTTCCGATTTTTGCCACAAGTAACAGTTTACATTCCTATGCCCGGCCTCCCCAGGCCTCCAGCGGTCCCTCCAGCAGTGCCCCCACCCCTGCCCGCAGCCACATGAGGGAGTGTCAGCGCCTCAGA ACGAGCAGCGAGTCAGAGTCAGGTATTTTCTGCATGTCTTCACTGTCAGATGACGATGACAGAGGGTGGTCCCACTCCTGGCCTTCTACAGTTTGGCATTGCTTTTTGAAAG GTACTCGTTTGCGTTTCCACAAAGGACCTAATGTGGAGTGGCAGGATGTGGAGGACTTGGTAGAGTCAGATGATGAGTCTGATGATGAGGGGAGAACACAGTCCAGTTCCCTTAAG AACTATGGCTCAGAGGGGCTGAAGCTAGTGGCTTTAGAAGAAACAGTATCCTACGGCCAATCCGTCCTCaagttgacctttgaccccggCTCCCCAGAGGATGGTCTTCTCACAGCTGAGTGCTGCTTAGACCATCCATTTTATGTGAAAAACAAAG GATGGTCTTCTTTCTATCCGAGCCTTACTGTGGTGCAGCATGGTATCCCATGCTATGAGATGCAAATCGGAGACCTGTGTCTACCTCCAGGACACCATGATGCCATCAACTGTGATGACTCAGTCGTTTTTGACACCTTCAGGAG TTACGACTTCACACCTCTGGACTCCtcagctgtgtatgtgttgagcAGCATGGCACGCCAGCGAAGAGCCTCCCAGTCTAGTGGAGGTGCCATCAGCCCTGACTGCGATAAACTGGAGGCCTCTGGTACCTCACCCAGCAGGAAGTCACATCGCGGCCACGCTGCTGGAAGCAGCAGCGGCGCTACACCCACAAAGTGCAAGCGGCCAATGAATGCTTTCATGCTCTTTGCCAAGAAATACCGGGTGGAGTACACACAAATGTACCCTGGCAAGGATAACAG AGCCATCAGTGTGATCCTGGGGGACAAATGGAAGAAGATGAAAAACGAGGAGAGAAGGATGTACACCATAGAGGCCAAGGCCCTGGCTGAGGAACAGAAACGCCTTAACCCAGACTGCTGGAAACGCAAGAGAACCAACTCG GGCTCCCAGCCAAATTAG
- the LOC115810236 gene encoding cadherin-related family member 3-like, with product MDSVNILIEATSSGVSLFGLPATVSLKENSPAGTEVIHFQVLLASGASVAAGFPQILNSDPITEAFLVSMQNSTHAKVTVTGAYILDFEVTPNRFVFQILVVDSNEDFDLQTLTVLLTDVDEPPVFMDEISFLYIVEKTPPDKIFEPIVFDPENKPLTFSLDPPDPAFTIDPGKGSLFTTKEFNYQTDARSYAFNLSVSDGNNTSFRPLFIKLADLSDDKPHFLNTITSYSIPEELSPGYPVANITAVLPESSMSAREILYSINDNNYLTINLYTGMVTIANRMDRDTSPLREAPTITVTVTAALSPPGPPLYSTINLMVTVTDINDNPPVCAADSQRRDIPETEALGAFIAMVTCTDNDVEPVFTQFTFTGLSCLECRQLFVLMSNKIILNGSLDFEDPNNLYTGNEYSLVVAAVDTNETSLKGQAYVYVTVIPVNEFPPVFSPQSYFFSISELLGGGAVIGSVNATDKDRPTTPLHYSLVSGGVVDIGNIFYVDPKMGIITLLTHPDYEDTQTHKLIIQAIDGDVIMPRSATATVIINITKANDEPPLCGPNKTSLVVPINLRVGSNVQGFTLSCQDRDSPPTSFIYTISGASNVNNHFSFSPSAGTNITRLILKEPFDYSSGWDRIWSYSLVVLISDANILSRRYEPRTGTVLINIQVVDPDLTTVITSTTPAITYINIKKNTFDASDWYVWFLTTLGILLLLGLLGYLLYRSCKYLCNKEYSCCVSRPMTDEEDLIPDKGPPKREVFMEVTKMNTLFDGEEVDPVTSRVYEYNSKSGARRWKDAIIMSKLPQTQPESSTMVITREHATESQTSNAQLNVSYKEGAAEDQSSCVGWAVEGKEQTPSSAAQSGSSTISGQQSVKLSLSQQGGKVDRGPEVTEISEV from the exons ATGG ATTCGGTCAACATCCTCATTGAAGCCACAAGTTCAGGGGTCTCTCTCTTTGGGCTCCCAGCTACAGtgtcactgaaagaaaacagtcCTGCAGGGACTGAGGTCATCCACTTCCAGGTGCTCCTTGCCTCTGGGGCTAGTGTGGCTGCAGGGTTTCCCCAGATACTCAACTCTGATCCCATTACTGAGGCTTTCCTTGTGTCCATGCAGAATTCCACCCATGCAAAG GTAACTGTGACGGGTGCTTATATCCTGGATTTTGAGGTCACACCAAACCGATTTGTCTTCCAAATTCTTGTTGTGGACAGCAATGAAGATTTTGATCTTCAGACACTCACAGTATTACTCACAGATGTGGATGAACCTCCAGTTTTCATGGATGAAA TATCATTCCTCTACATTGTAGAGAAGACTCCTCCTGACAAGATCTTTGAGCCAATTGTTTTTGATCCAGAAAACAAACCCCTGACT TTCAGTTTGGATCCTCCTGATCCCGCTTTCACCATTGACCCCGGTAAAGGCTCCCTTTTCACTACAAAAGAATTCAATTACCAGACCGATGCCAGAAG TTATGCTTTCAATCTCTCAGTGAGTGATGGGAACAACACATCATTCAGACCACTGTTTATCAAACTAGCAGACCTCAGTGATGACAAACCACATTTCTTAAA CACCATCACGTCTTATTCCATTCCAGAGGAGCTGAGTCCTGGATATCCTGTGGCTAACATCACTGCAGTCCTTCCAGAGAGTTCAATGAGTGCTAGAGAAATCTTGTACAGCATAAATGACAACAACTACCTGACCATAAACCTGT ACACAGGAATGGTCACTATTGCAAACCGAATGGACCGGGACACATCTCCACTCAGAGAAGCACCAACcataacagtgactgtgactgcaGCACTGAGCCCACCTGGACCGCCCCTCTACAGCACTATCAACCTCATGGTCACTGTAACAGACATTAATGATAACCCTCCAGTCTGTGCTGCTGACAGCCAGAG GAGAGACATTCCAGAGACAGAGGCTCTTGGGGCTTTTATAGCGATGGTGACATGCACGGATAATGATGTGGAACCTGTGTTCACACAGTTCACCTTTACAGGCCTTTCCTGTCTGGAGTGCAGACAACTCTTTGTGCTAATGTCCAATAAAATTATC TTAAATGGAAGTCTTGACTTTGAGGATCCCAACAATCTGTATACAGGCAATGAATACAGCCTTGTGGTTGCAGCTGTGGATACAAATGAAACCTCACTGAAAG GTCAGGCCTACGTTTACGTGACAGTAATCCCAGTTAACGAGTTCCCTCCTGTGTTCAGTCCTCAATCCTattttttcagcatttctgaGCTTCTGGGTG GTGGAGCTGTAATTGGCTCAGTCAATGCCACTGATAAAGACCGTCCCACAACACCCCTGCATTATTCTCTAGTCTCGGGTGGGGTCGTGGATATTGGAAACATCTTTTACGTGGACCCTAAAATGGGCATAATAACATTGCTGACACACCCAGACTATGaggacactcagacacacaagcTAATTATCCAAGCTATAGATGGAGATGTCATTATGCCTCGCTCAGCAACAGCCACA gTCATCATAAATATTACCAAGGCAAACGATGAGCCGCCATTATGTGGGCCAAATAAGACCAGCCTGGTTGTTCCAATTAATTTACGTGTTGGATCTAATGTGCAAGGCTTCACTCTCTCCTGTCAGGACAGGGACTCTCCACCCACCTCCTTCATCTACACCATCTCAG GAGCCAGCAATGTGAACAACCACTTCAGTTTTTCACCGTCTGCGGGCACAAACATCACACGGCTTATACTGAAGGAGCCATTTGACTACAGCAGCGGCTGGGACAGGATTTGGAGCTACAGCCTGGTCGTCTTGATTTCTGATGCTAACATTCTTAGCCGGCGCTACGAGCCAAGGACCGGAACAGTCCTAATTAACATCCAAGTTGTTGATCCAGACCTTACCACAGTCATTACCTCCACAACA CCTGCCATCACATACATcaacataaaaaagaacacGTTTGATGCAAGTGACTGGTATGTGTGGTTTCTCACAACCCTGGGCATTCTTCTTCTCCTGGGCCTTCTGGGTTACTTGTTGTACCGTTCCTGTAAATATCTCTGTAACAAAGAATACAGCTGCTGTGTGTCCAGACCCATGACTGATGAGGAAGACCT CATCCCAGATAAAG GACCACCTAAAAGAGAGGTCTTCATG gAAGTGACCAAAATGAACACATTGTTTGATGGAGAGGAAGTTGACCCAG TCACATCACGGGTGTATGAGTACAACAGCAAGTCTGGCGCAAGGAGGTGGAAGGATGCTATCATCATGTCCAAACTACCACAGACCCAACCAGAGAGCAGCACGATGGTCATAACCAGGGAACATGCCACTGAGTCACAGACAAGCAATGCTCAGTTGAATGTTAGCTACAAAGAAGGAGCAGCTGAGGACCAAAGCAGCTGTGTGGGTTGGGCTGTGGAGGGGAAGGAGCAGACTCCAAGCAGTGCAGCACAGTCCGGTAGTTCTACTATAAGTGGACAACAGTCTGTCAAATTGTCACTATCTCAGCAAGGAGGAAAGGTAGACAGAGGTCCTGAAGTAACCGAAATCTCAGAGGTCTAG
- the ccdc34 gene encoding coiled-coil domain-containing protein 34, with protein MTTPQPSTSKSFTSTPLKKSGRCSVPEVKSLDYDSAGESTYSLLSPIFHDSFDLSDDDHGAKEPQQIHVITNKISNVAISDDATPSSPGRNGMESSHMEGVQSGNESFAPNLSAWEHWVICKAKEERLKTQQKAVEQLKLQQMKEQQEREKQQKQVVTEVKIQEWLQRKREEEKKIKLCREQQKSEETLQKKQKQTDIERKSQEKYKEWLQKKKEEEIIKKLREKEDADRREQQEKERREKAEEKFKEWLRTVKDKRQTSVSSAGGYDNLHYPSPSFVNPIPWKPIHVPKPERVSKKKTGRRRPSSDHSNCQATSYVHYKPKGPDKRR; from the exons ATGACAACCCCCCAGCCTTCCACATCCAAGAGTTTTACGTCAACTCCACTCAAAAAGAGTGGCAGATGTAGCGTCCCTGAAGTCAAGAGCCTGGATTATGATTCTGCGGGGGAGTCTACGTACTCCCTGCTATCTCCCATTTTCCACGACAGCTTTGATCTTTCAGATGACGACCATGGTGCCAAAGAACCCCAACAAATCCATGTCATAACGAATAAAATCTCTAATGTCGCTATAAGTGACGATGCAACACCATCCTCTCCAGGCAG GAATGGGATGGAGTCAAGCCATATGGAAGGTGTCCAGTCTGGAAACGAGTCCTTCGCACCAAACCTAAGTGCCTGGGAGCATTGGGTTATCTGCAAAGCTAAGGAGGAACGTctcaaaacacagcagaaagctGTAGAG caaCTTAAATTGCAGCAGATGAAGGAACAGCAAGAAAGGGAAAAGCAGCAGAAGCAGGTGGTCACAGAAGTTAAAATCCAGGAGTGGcttcagagaaagagggaagag gagaagaaaataaaactaTGCAGGGAGCAGCAAAAAAGCGAAGAAACGctgcaaaaaaagcaaaaacaaacagacatagaaAGAAAGTCCcaagaaaaatataaagaatggctacaaaagaagaaagaggaagaaattaTTAAAAAGTTAAGAGAGAAG GAAGATGCAGACAGAAGAGAACAGCAAGAAAAAGAGCGCAGGGAGAAAGCGGAGGAGAAATTTAAAGAATGGCTAAGAactgtaaaagacaaaagacaaacatctgTCTCTTCGGCTG GTGGCTATGACAATTTACATTATCCATCACCCAGCTTTGTGAATCCCATCCCATGGAAGCCCATTCATGTGCCCAAACCAGAGAGAGTCTCAAAGAAGAAGACTGGACGCAGGAGGCCATCTTCAGATCACTCCAACTGTCAGGCAACATCTTATGTCCATTATAAACCCAAGGGCCCTGATAAAAGACGCTGA